CCTGAACCCCTGTGGAACGAGCTGAAGACGGCCGCGGAGACGTACAGCATCACTTCTCCCACCGTTGGGGCCCGCTGACGCGTCCCAGCTACGAAACAGGAAGTCCGGCAGTGTGTAACAGACTGCCGGACTTCCTGTTTGCGCTGTGGACTGGCGAAACAGCCAGAACTCACGTCCCCATTTGATCTTCGGCAGAGAGATGCTCGACTTCGATCCCCGTATCGAAAAATGTGCGAGTCACACGAGATGCGGTGTATACCCAGAGGATTCGCATGGGAATCTCCCCCGTATTACGAAACGCATGCACTTTCGGACTCGGAATGTACGTCGTGTCGTAAGGAACCAGCGGAGTAACAACGCCGTCGACCTCAACTTCACCGCGCCCCTCCAGAAGCGTCACTTGCTCGTCGCAGTTATGCGAGTGCTTCGGGGCGCCGCCACCCACCGGATAGACGCTCATACCCGACGTGATCAGCGCCTCCCCGTCGCTGGAAGTCTTGGTGACCAGTGGCACGGTCTTCACCGATCCTCCTCGGTCCATAACCTCGACATCTTCCACTTTCACAATCGTCGTCATGGCAACTCCTTGCGTTCGTCTGTACTGCATCGTCTGACGCACTTCTCCTATCTAAGCGTGTGCCAACACATTTCAACGTGACGATTCCTGCAGCCTAATATTGACTCTCCTGCGCAAGTGAATCCTTCAACGGATCTGCGACTCCTCTTCTGGAAGGGGTTAACGACAGTACCTGTCATCGGCGCCCGAACATACCTACTGTGAAAGCATGACTGAAAATACGATCACTCTGAACAACGGCGTGGAAATGCCGGCCATCGGGCTTGGCGTTTTCCAGACCCCACCGGACGTCACAGTTTCCGCAGTCGAGTCGGCTCTGCGTACCGGCTACCGCCACATCGATACTGCCGCCGCATACTTCAACGAACGCGAGGTCGGTGAAGGTATCAAGCGTTCCGATGTGAACTCAGACGAGGTGTTCATCGAAACCAAGGTCTGGATCAGCGACTACGGTTTCGACACCACGTTGCACGCGTTCGACAAGGCGACAGGCAAGCTCGGCGTCGACCAACTCGACCTCCTGATCTTGCACCAGCCCCTGCCCAGCCGTTTCGATCTCACACTCGACGCCTACCGA
The nucleotide sequence above comes from Rhodococcus sp. KBS0724. Encoded proteins:
- a CDS encoding cupin domain-containing protein, translated to MTTIVKVEDVEVMDRGGSVKTVPLVTKTSSDGEALITSGMSVYPVGGGAPKHSHNCDEQVTLLEGRGEVEVDGVVTPLVPYDTTYIPSPKVHAFRNTGEIPMRILWVYTASRVTRTFFDTGIEVEHLSAEDQMGT